The following are encoded together in the Vibrio splendidus genome:
- a CDS encoding 2OG-Fe dioxygenase family protein — MLHAHENTLHITHLSNHAVEELSPSFSKLPSTEHADGQFRLRRYSVVQFSNGQVVEQDKHNFVQPENINHFQGDVVRQFEPIEANILGSEGMQEMCELFIETNGLEDGQEIEIHQIRIAAIFEETQVAPEGVHQDGFDHIALIGVNRHNIVGGEIMLYQDSHEAPFFRKVLGDGEVAMLADSKLWHNAQPIRTIDHDEMGYMDVFVLTAKDARNVLHS, encoded by the coding sequence ATGTTACATGCTCACGAAAATACCCTACATATTACCCACCTCAGTAACCACGCGGTTGAGGAGTTGTCACCATCATTCTCTAAGCTACCAAGCACAGAGCATGCGGATGGTCAGTTTCGATTGAGAAGATACTCGGTGGTTCAATTCAGTAATGGACAAGTCGTTGAGCAAGACAAACATAACTTTGTTCAGCCTGAAAACATTAATCACTTTCAAGGTGACGTTGTTCGTCAGTTCGAGCCGATTGAAGCGAATATTTTAGGCAGTGAAGGCATGCAAGAAATGTGTGAGCTGTTTATTGAAACCAACGGACTTGAAGACGGGCAAGAAATCGAAATCCATCAGATTCGAATTGCCGCTATTTTTGAAGAAACTCAGGTTGCCCCTGAAGGTGTCCACCAAGATGGTTTTGACCACATCGCTTTAATCGGTGTGAACCGTCACAACATTGTGGGCGGTGAAATCATGCTGTATCAAGACTCACATGAAGCGCCATTCTTTAGAAAGGTGTTGGGCGATGGCGAGGTTGCGATGCTGGCAGACAGTAAGCTTTGGCACAATGCACAACCGATTCGCACCATAGACCACGATGAGATGGGCTATATGGATGTGTTTGTTCTAACAGCTAAGGATGCGCGTAATGTCCTTCACTCTTAA
- a CDS encoding STM4504/CBY_0614 family protein has product MGRFDLYSKRQKILRGDVPDVYVYDSMPSSLKVQIVHIWHDALGDHEQYCHSYRVKDAYKFIVETLCREYGLFQLPHSKTYGQRFFWQELIDYFLKEDDVEKLLDTVELTFNVINTLTRDDVYLYKNNPEAIADEAIEELNHRCKEHSFGFQYEGDEILRVDSELIHSEVVKPALRLLNSSHYEGAQQEFLLAHEHYRNERYKESLNECLKSFESTMKSICDKRGWKYQPNVTSKGLIQVCFDNELIPVFWQQKMTSLRSLLESSVPTGRNKLSGHGQGSETSEIPEHIVSYMLHMTASTLVFLVSAELATA; this is encoded by the coding sequence GTGGGAAGATTTGATTTATACTCGAAAAGACAAAAAATCTTACGAGGTGATGTACCTGACGTTTATGTATATGACTCAATGCCAAGCTCTTTAAAAGTTCAGATTGTCCATATTTGGCACGATGCTTTAGGTGATCATGAGCAGTACTGTCATTCATATAGAGTAAAAGACGCTTACAAATTCATTGTCGAAACCTTATGTCGTGAGTATGGTTTGTTTCAATTGCCTCATTCAAAGACATATGGACAGCGCTTCTTTTGGCAAGAGCTTATTGATTACTTTCTGAAAGAAGATGATGTTGAAAAATTACTTGATACTGTTGAATTAACGTTCAACGTTATCAACACTTTAACTCGCGATGACGTTTACCTATATAAAAACAATCCAGAGGCAATCGCTGATGAAGCTATCGAGGAACTAAACCATCGCTGTAAAGAGCACTCATTCGGTTTCCAATACGAAGGTGATGAAATACTAAGAGTAGATTCTGAGTTAATTCATTCAGAAGTAGTTAAACCTGCGCTTAGATTGCTGAATAGTTCCCACTATGAAGGAGCTCAACAAGAATTCCTTTTGGCTCACGAACATTATCGTAATGAGCGTTATAAAGAATCATTAAACGAATGCTTAAAATCTTTTGAAAGTACAATGAAGTCTATTTGCGATAAGAGAGGTTGGAAATATCAACCCAATGTTACATCTAAAGGCCTAATACAAGTTTGTTTTGATAACGAATTAATTCCGGTTTTTTGGCAACAAAAAATGACTTCTTTACGAAGCCTATTAGAAAGCAGTGTGCCAACTGGTAGAAATAAGTTAAGTGGGCATGGTCAAGGTTCTGAAACCTCGGAAATCCCAGAACATATAGTCTCATATATGCTTCATATGACCGCTTCAACATTAGTTTTCTTAGTTTCTGCAGAACTAGCAACTGCCTAA
- the trxB gene encoding thioredoxin-disulfide reductase — protein MSDVKHCNLLILGSGPAGYTAAVYAARANLNPVLVTGMQQGGQLTTTTEVENWPGDPEGLTGPALMDRMKEHAERFETEILFDHINEVDLSNRPFRLKGDSGEYTCDALIISTGASAKYLGLESEEAFKGRGVSACATCDGFFYRNQKVAVVGGGNTAVEEALYLSNIASEVHLVHRRDTFRAEKILVKRLMDKVENGNIVLHTDRTLDEVLGDDMGVTGVRIKDTQSDKTEDIEVMGAFIAIGHQPNTEIFKGQVDMKDDYIIVQSGLEGNATQTSIPGVFAAGDVMDHNYRQAITSAGTGCMAALDAERFLDGLNDK, from the coding sequence ATGAGCGACGTAAAGCACTGTAATTTATTGATTCTTGGTTCTGGCCCTGCTGGCTATACAGCTGCAGTTTACGCTGCTCGTGCAAACCTAAACCCTGTACTTGTTACCGGTATGCAGCAAGGTGGTCAGCTTACAACCACGACAGAAGTAGAAAACTGGCCGGGTGATCCTGAAGGTTTAACGGGTCCAGCTCTAATGGATCGCATGAAAGAGCACGCAGAGCGCTTTGAAACAGAGATCCTGTTCGACCACATTAACGAAGTCGATCTATCAAACCGCCCTTTCCGTCTTAAAGGCGATTCTGGTGAGTACACGTGTGATGCATTGATCATCTCAACGGGTGCATCAGCTAAGTACCTAGGTTTAGAGTCTGAAGAAGCATTCAAAGGCCGTGGCGTTTCTGCTTGTGCAACGTGTGATGGTTTCTTCTACCGCAACCAGAAAGTTGCAGTTGTGGGTGGTGGTAACACCGCTGTTGAAGAAGCACTTTACCTGTCTAACATCGCGTCTGAAGTTCACCTTGTTCACCGCCGTGACACGTTCCGCGCTGAAAAGATTCTAGTGAAGCGTTTAATGGACAAAGTAGAGAACGGCAACATTGTTCTTCACACTGACCGCACGCTAGACGAAGTTCTAGGCGACGATATGGGCGTAACTGGCGTTCGCATTAAAGATACTCAGTCTGATAAGACAGAAGACATCGAAGTAATGGGTGCATTCATTGCTATCGGTCACCAACCAAACACTGAAATCTTCAAAGGCCAAGTGGACATGAAAGATGATTACATCATCGTTCAGTCTGGTCTTGAAGGTAACGCAACACAAACTAGCATCCCTGGCGTATTCGCTGCGGGTGACGTAATGGACCACAACTACCGCCAAGCAATCACTTCTGCCGGTACAGGTTGTATGGCTGCACTGGATGCTGAACGCTTCCTAGATGGCCTTAACGATAAGTAA
- the cydD gene encoding heme ABC transporter permease/ATP-binding protein CydD, translating into MDKKKQRSLNKWLKQQSKLAKRWLMIAISLGVLSSVFLIAQAALLASILHQLIIENVDKSELVGHFAGLALSVVGRAGCTWGREIAGYRCGEQIRVYIRQLILDKLRELGPAYIKGKPAGTWATLLLEQVEDMQDFFSRYLPQMSLSVMIPFIILVVVFPVNWAAGLIFLITAPLVPMFMALVGMKAADANRKNFKALQRLSGHFYDRLQSMTTIRLFDRTNAETEVLKGASEVFRTRTMDVLKIAFLSSAVLEFFTSISIAMTAVYFGFTYIGELNFGHYGAGITLFAGLFILILAPEFYQPLRDLGTFYHAKQQAVGAAESIVEFLETDITKVKSGNTQLDSAQGINIEATDLKVLSPEGVQLVGPISFALNTRQSTALVGPSGAGKTSLINAILGFMPYEGSLKINGIELRDLDLASWRKTISWVGQNPLLLHGSIRDNVTLGKHDIADQIVENALEQSFASEFVNEHGLDYMISDRSGGLSVGQSQRLALARAMIQDGQFWLLDEPTASLDTRSEQLVMKGINSNIESRTALLVTHQLAPLKSVDNILVMRDGGLVEQGHYSQLSIAGGLFEEMLNANLAQQDNKGNLDA; encoded by the coding sequence ATGGATAAGAAAAAACAACGCAGCTTGAACAAGTGGCTTAAGCAACAGAGTAAGTTAGCGAAACGCTGGCTTATGATTGCGATTAGCCTTGGCGTACTTTCAAGCGTGTTCTTAATTGCTCAAGCAGCTCTTCTCGCCTCTATTCTTCACCAGCTGATCATCGAAAATGTCGATAAATCTGAACTGGTTGGTCATTTCGCAGGCTTGGCACTATCGGTCGTTGGCCGTGCTGGCTGTACATGGGGACGTGAAATCGCAGGTTATCGCTGTGGTGAACAAATCCGTGTCTACATCAGGCAACTCATCCTAGATAAATTACGTGAGTTAGGCCCTGCTTACATTAAAGGTAAACCTGCCGGTACGTGGGCAACGCTGTTGTTAGAACAAGTAGAAGACATGCAAGACTTCTTCTCTCGTTACTTACCTCAGATGTCTCTGTCGGTAATGATTCCATTCATTATTTTGGTTGTGGTGTTCCCAGTAAACTGGGCTGCAGGACTGATCTTTTTGATTACAGCTCCACTGGTGCCGATGTTCATGGCACTTGTTGGTATGAAAGCGGCCGATGCAAACCGTAAAAACTTCAAAGCGCTGCAGCGTCTTTCTGGTCACTTTTACGACCGTTTGCAGTCAATGACGACTATTCGTCTATTTGACCGCACCAACGCTGAAACAGAAGTATTGAAAGGTGCATCTGAAGTGTTCAGAACGCGTACCATGGATGTGTTGAAAATCGCTTTCTTGTCTTCTGCGGTTCTTGAATTCTTCACCTCTATCTCAATCGCAATGACGGCGGTTTACTTTGGTTTCACCTACATCGGTGAGCTGAACTTTGGCCACTACGGTGCAGGCATTACACTATTCGCTGGTTTGTTTATCCTTATCTTAGCGCCAGAGTTTTACCAACCTCTACGTGACTTAGGTACTTTCTACCACGCGAAGCAACAAGCGGTTGGCGCAGCCGAAAGTATTGTCGAGTTCCTAGAAACAGACATCACTAAGGTTAAATCAGGCAACACTCAACTCGATTCAGCTCAAGGCATCAATATTGAAGCTACCGACCTAAAAGTGTTAAGCCCTGAAGGTGTTCAATTAGTTGGTCCTATCTCGTTCGCACTGAACACTCGCCAATCGACTGCGTTAGTTGGCCCAAGTGGTGCGGGTAAAACAAGTTTGATCAATGCTATTCTTGGTTTCATGCCTTATGAAGGAAGCTTGAAAATCAATGGTATTGAATTGCGTGACCTCGACTTAGCCTCTTGGCGTAAAACCATTAGCTGGGTTGGTCAAAACCCATTGCTACTGCACGGCAGCATTCGTGACAACGTCACCCTAGGTAAGCACGATATCGCTGACCAAATTGTCGAGAATGCACTTGAGCAATCATTTGCTAGCGAATTTGTAAACGAGCACGGCTTGGATTACATGATTTCTGATCGCTCTGGCGGCCTTTCTGTTGGTCAATCTCAGCGTTTGGCTCTGGCTCGCGCAATGATTCAAGACGGTCAGTTCTGGTTGTTAGATGAACCTACTGCCAGTCTAGATACTCGTAGCGAACAATTAGTGATGAAAGGCATCAATAGCAACATTGAAAGCCGCACTGCCCTACTTGTGACGCACCAACTCGCTCCTCTTAAATCAGTCGATAATATTCTGGTGATGCGCGATGGCGGTCTGGTTGAACAAGGTCATTACTCTCAGCTTTCGATTGCGGGTGGTTTGTTCGAAGAGATGCTGAACGCGAACTTAGCTCAACAAGATAATAAGGGTAATTTAGATGCGTGA
- the cydC gene encoding heme ABC transporter ATP-binding protein/permease CydC, whose product MRDLLPYLKLYKKHWFGLSLGMLLAFATLSASIGLLTLSGWFISASAVAGLTIARETFNYMLPGGGVRGLAMSRTAGRWGERVVSHNATFKLLTDLRIFFFKKLAPLIPGRISNLRDADLLNRLVADVDAMDHVYLRLVSPVTVGVFGIFFLTLFLMWFDSSLGLILGSILLIMLLVWPILFYKLGKRNGGELTQNKADLRVTTLDWIEGYSELTLFGAEERYRNAILETQQKLMANQFVNANLTGMASAALMLFNGLTLVLMLWLAADGVGGNAPDPFIALMAFATMASFELLMPIAGAFQYLGQTLSSARRLNEVILSEPEVQFAEEKLDINKPLDITFSNVTFNYPDSERSVLNAVDLTIPATHKVAIVGQTGSGKSTLIQLLTRYWDPKKGYISIAGIELTQWNESQLRESISVVSQRVDILNGTLRDNLLIARPEATDDHLANILRDVGLEKLLENNAPDSWLGDGGRQLSGGEKRRIGIARAILHDAPILLLDEPTEGLDKQTEHSIMTLFEKHFEGKTVIFITHRLIGLESMDSIVLIEQGEIVENGSHEKLLNEAGRYFQLRQAI is encoded by the coding sequence ATGCGTGATTTACTGCCTTACCTGAAACTCTATAAAAAGCATTGGTTTGGCCTATCGCTAGGCATGCTATTGGCTTTTGCTACTCTGTCGGCTTCTATTGGCTTGTTAACGCTATCAGGCTGGTTCATTTCAGCTTCTGCGGTTGCAGGCCTTACGATTGCACGTGAAACCTTCAACTACATGCTGCCGGGTGGTGGTGTACGTGGTTTGGCAATGAGCCGCACTGCGGGTCGTTGGGGTGAACGTGTTGTCAGCCACAATGCAACATTCAAACTGTTAACTGATTTACGTATCTTCTTCTTCAAGAAGCTGGCTCCGCTGATCCCAGGTCGTATCTCAAACCTTCGTGATGCTGACCTACTGAACCGTTTGGTTGCTGATGTAGACGCGATGGATCACGTGTACCTGCGCTTAGTAAGCCCTGTGACGGTGGGTGTGTTCGGGATCTTCTTCCTGACTCTGTTCCTAATGTGGTTCGATAGCTCACTAGGTTTAATCTTAGGTTCTATCCTTCTGATCATGCTGTTGGTTTGGCCAATCTTGTTCTACAAATTGGGTAAACGTAACGGTGGTGAACTGACACAGAACAAAGCAGATCTTCGTGTAACGACGCTAGATTGGATTGAAGGCTACAGCGAGCTAACTCTGTTCGGTGCTGAAGAGCGTTACCGTAATGCGATTCTAGAGACGCAACAGAAGCTGATGGCGAATCAGTTTGTGAATGCTAACCTAACTGGTATGGCTTCAGCAGCTCTGATGCTGTTCAACGGCCTGACGCTTGTTCTTATGCTTTGGCTTGCGGCTGATGGCGTGGGTGGTAATGCACCAGATCCGTTCATCGCACTAATGGCATTCGCAACTATGGCAAGCTTCGAGCTATTAATGCCAATCGCAGGCGCGTTCCAGTATTTAGGTCAAACTCTGTCTTCAGCTCGTCGCTTGAACGAAGTTATTCTGTCAGAGCCTGAAGTTCAGTTCGCTGAAGAGAAACTCGACATCAACAAGCCGCTTGATATTACGTTCTCAAACGTGACGTTCAACTACCCTGATTCTGAGCGCAGTGTTCTGAACGCTGTTGACCTAACGATCCCTGCCACACACAAGGTTGCGATTGTTGGTCAAACGGGTTCAGGTAAATCGACTTTGATTCAGCTACTGACTCGCTACTGGGATCCTAAAAAGGGCTATATCTCAATCGCGGGCATTGAACTGACGCAGTGGAACGAATCACAGCTTCGTGAATCAATCAGTGTGGTAAGCCAGCGTGTCGACATTCTAAATGGTACTTTGCGTGACAACTTGTTGATTGCAAGACCAGAAGCGACCGATGATCACTTAGCAAATATCCTAAGAGATGTTGGCCTAGAAAAGCTGCTTGAGAATAACGCACCTGATAGCTGGTTAGGTGACGGTGGTCGTCAACTATCTGGTGGTGAGAAGCGCCGTATTGGTATCGCACGCGCGATTCTTCATGATGCTCCTATCCTGCTTCTCGATGAGCCAACAGAAGGCTTAGATAAGCAAACAGAACACAGCATCATGACGCTGTTCGAGAAGCACTTTGAAGGCAAGACGGTTATCTTCATCACGCACCGTTTGATTGGTCTGGAATCGATGGATTCGATCGTTCTGATTGAACAAGGCGAGATTGTTGAAAATGGCTCTCACGAGAAACTGTTGAACGAAGCAGGACGTTATTTCCAACTTCGTCAGGCAATCTAG